In the Candidatus Methylomirabilota bacterium genome, GCACGGCGAGAGGGGCGGCCGACGCCGCACGCCCTCCGCCGGCTCAAAGCGCGCGCTCAGCAGCAGCATCGTCGGTCAGCCGGATGCAGAGGGCGGTCAGATCGGGGTCCAGCGTGCGGCCCGCCTGCTCATCGAGGCGCCGCACCGCCTCGGCGTGAGACAGCCGGGTCCGATACGGCCGGTCGGACGTCAGCGCGTCGTAGATGTCGGCGATGGCCACGATACGGGCCCCGATGGGGATCAACTCGCCGCGCAGGCCGTCGGGATATCCGCTGCCGTCGTGCCGCTCGTGATGATGGCGCAGGATCACCGCACCCTCGGCGAAGAATTCCAGCGGCGCGACGATCTGGGCGGAGACCACCGGATGCCGGCGCATGACCGCCCACTCCTCGTCGGTGAGCGACCCGGGCTTGCGCAGCACGCCCTCGGGAATCGCGATCTTGCCGAGATCGTGCAGCAGCCCGGCCTGCGCGATCATGTCGGCGGTGGCGGTCGGGATGCCCGCGGCGCGCGCCATCTGCCGCGCGAGCGCCCCCACCCGCTCGGAATGACCACGGGTATACGGATCCTTGGCCTCCAGCGCATTGGCCAGGCCGAGCAGGCTCTGGAAGATCGCGTGCTGCAGCCGACGGTACGTCTTGCGCAGGTCGATCGCGTACTGCAGCGACTGCTGGTAGGCGTTGCGCAGCCGCTCCTGCGTCTGCTCCAGCTCCCGCTCGCGGGCGCGCGAGGTCTCGTAGAGCGACTTGAGATCGCGCGCGTAGGACAGCGCCTGGGAGAGCGCTACACTGCCGGCCATACCGTCACCTCCGGCACCAGCGCGCGCACCAGGGTCAGCAGCGCGAGCGGTGAGAACGGCTTGGTCAGGTAATGATCGGCCCCGGCGGCCAGGCCACGGCGGCGGTCCTCGGCTTGTGCCGCGGCGGTGAGCATGACGATCCGGGTATGCGCGCACTCGGGAAGCTGCCGCAGGCGCCGACACACCTCGAGCCCGCTGAGGTGCGGCATCTTGACGTCGAGCAGCGCCACCTCGGGACGGGTCTGCTGCGCGAGGGCGAGCGCGGCGGCGCCGTCGGCGGCCTCGACGATCTGCACCTGCGGGTCTTCGAGCGTGAAGCGGACCAGGTCGAGGATGGCGGGTTCATCGTCGGCGATCAGGATGGTCGTCATGGACCTTCGAAAGTGCGAAGGATGTGCCACGCAGCAACACGCGGCGAATCGCCGATTTCTACGCGACGCGCGGGCCAGGGTGCCCGCGCCGGTGGGCACCGCGCGGGACGCACTGCCCCGCGCGAGAGGCAGGCGGGCGGCTAGGCGCCGCCCATCGA is a window encoding:
- a CDS encoding HD-GYP domain-containing protein, giving the protein MAGSVALSQALSYARDLKSLYETSRARERELEQTQERLRNAYQQSLQYAIDLRKTYRRLQHAIFQSLLGLANALEAKDPYTRGHSERVGALARQMARAAGIPTATADMIAQAGLLHDLGKIAIPEGVLRKPGSLTDEEWAVMRRHPVVSAQIVAPLEFFAEGAVILRHHHERHDGSGYPDGLRGELIPIGARIVAIADIYDALTSDRPYRTRLSHAEAVRRLDEQAGRTLDPDLTALCIRLTDDAAAERAL
- a CDS encoding response regulator, whose protein sequence is MTTILIADDEPAILDLVRFTLEDPQVQIVEAADGAAALALAQQTRPEVALLDVKMPHLSGLEVCRRLRQLPECAHTRIVMLTAAAQAEDRRRGLAAGADHYLTKPFSPLALLTLVRALVPEVTVWPAV